In Sphingobacterium sp. R2, the genomic stretch TGGCGGGAGGTATTGCCGGGCATGCCGGACTATTTGCTACCGCAAACGATTTGGCAATCTATGGGCAGCTGTTATTAAATAGAGGTGAGTATGGTGGAGAGCGTTACTTTAAAACGGAAACAGTTGACTTATTTACATCCAGGCAATCAACAAGCAGTCGCCGGGGATTAGGTTTTGACCGTTGGGATCCCAATCCTAAAAATGAGTATCCATCGAAGTTCGCTAATAGCTCTGTCTTTGGTCACACAGGCTATACAGGAACATGTATCTGGATTGATCCGCAGAATCAATTGATTTATATCTTTTTGTCCAATCGGGTACACCCTCAGGTGAGTACCAAGCTTTTGGATCTGGATATCAGAAGCAGAATTCAGGATGCTATTTATGAATCGATCAATGAAAGTCAACGATGATCAAGAGCCTCATGTTGCTAGGGCTAGCTATGACAGCAGGGAATACGATTGGATATTGCCAAGACTATAAGCAGCTTCATCGCGATCTGGTGGTCGTAGATGGACACAATGATGTGATCTATGAATCCATTTTTCAGGGGAAAGATATTGGCCAACGGTTAAAGACAGGTGCTACTGATTTGCCGCGGTTGCGGGAAGGTGGTGTCGATGTGCAGGTATTTGCGGTATGGTCCGATGATGCAAAATGGAAAACTGGCGCATTCAAGCACGCAAATGACCAAATAGATGCCTTGGAAAAAATGATTGCGGCAAATACCGATAAAATAAGTCTGGCAAAGTCATCACGAGATATCGATTCGATATTAAAAACAGGGAAAATTGCCGCTTTGATCGGTGTGGAAGGTGGAAATATGATTGAAGAAAGTCTTGATAATCTTGAGCGATTGTATGCCCGTGGTGCCAAATATTTAACCTTGACCTGGAACTATAATTTGTCTTGGGCAAGTTGTGCCGCGATGGAATCGGATGATATGGATTCTAAAGATAAAGGGTTGACGGAGAAAGGTCGAACAGTTATCCGCAAGATGAACGAACTGGGCATGATGGTTGATTTGTCCCATGGTGGCGAACAGACCTTTTATGACGTGCTTGCGGTATCGACGAAACCAATCTTGGTTTCCCATAGTAATGCCTATGAATTATGTCCACATTTCCGAAACCTGAAAGATGCACAATTGGAGGCGCTGAAAAGCAATGGGGGTGTGGTTGGTGTAAATTTTTATTCGGGTTTTTTGGATCCTGCCTATGATGCGAGGCTTACGAATTTATATCGAAGTAAATTTGGTGATCATGGGACATCAAAACTGAGTACTTGGTCTATGTATGAAAAGTTGCCAAAGGAGCTTCAGCGACAGGCGGATGCTCCATTGTCGAAATTATTGGATCATATCGATTATCTGGTCAAAAAAGTTGGTATTGATCACGTTGCGGTAGGCTCAGACTTCGATGGCATAGAATCCTCACCGCAAGGTCTGGAAGATGTTTCTAAGTTTTCGCTATTGACTAAAGCACTGCTGGAGCGAGGGTATTCACATGTGGATATAGCGAAGATCATGGGACAAAATTTCTTGCGGATCTTAAAAGAAAATGAAGAATAAACACTTCTTTTTTTTAGGTTTTTCAGTAACGTTCCGGTATACATGCCGCATTATTGAAGTATGCGTAATAGCTTGGGTAAGATGTAATGCGTGCGACCATATCATTACGCTTTTAACAGCTATAAATTTGTAAATTCGTAGCATGGCAAAATCAAAATCAGCATACTTCTGTCAAAACTGTGGCTATGAATCTCCCAAATGGATGGGACAATGTCCTTCCTGTAAGCAATGGAATAGCTTTGTTGAAGAAGTGGTCGAAAAAGGGAGTTCAAAAGTCCCCGAATGGCGTAGTTCTACAACTGGTGGCAATACGAAAAGGGCCAATAAAGCAGCTATTATTCACGAAATTGTTTACCAAGATGAGTCTCGAATATCCACGCCTGATCAGGAGTTTAACCGGGTTCTTGGCGGAGGCATTGTTCCGGGGTCACTGGTGCTTATCGGTGGAGAACCTGGGATTGGAAAGTCAACGTTAATGTTACAGTTGGCTTTATCTATTCCACAAGTCAAGACACTTTATATTTCTGGGGAGGAAAGTGAGCAGCAGATCAAGATGCGGGCCGAGCGATTATCACAATCATCCAAAGCGAATTGCTATATCCTGACGGAAACATCCACGCAAAATATTTTTAAGCAGATCGAGACGGTACAGCCCAATGTCATTGTTATTGACTCGATACAGACATTACATTCCGCACAGATTGAATCCGCTCCGGGTTCGGTTTCTCAGGTTCGCGAATGTACCGCAGAATTGTTGCGGTTTGCCAAGGAGACGAGCACTCCCGTCTTTATTGTGGGCCATATCACCAAAGATGGATCGATTGCTGGTCCCAAGGTTTTAGAGCATATGGTGGATACCGTTCTCCAATTTGAAGGCGATCGTCACCATGTCTATCGAATTTTGCGCGCCGTAAAAAATCGCTTTGGATCTGCTTCAGAACTGGGAATTTATGAAATGCAGGGGTCGGGGTTGCGGGAAGTGTCCAATCCTTCGGAGATTATGATTTCGCAACGCGACGAACCGGTTAGTGGAGTTTCCATTGCATCCATGCTCGAAGGGATGCGGCCGATGATGATCGAGGTTCAGGCACTGGTCAGTAACTCCGCATTTGGTACAGCACAACGCTCTTCCACAGGGTACGACACGAAACGGTTAAATATGCTGCTGGCTGTTTTGGAGAAACGCTTTGGCTTTAGGCTGAGCGCACAGGATGTATTCCTGAATATCGCCGGTGGACTGCGTGTTGAAGATCCTGCAATCGATCTAGCCGTAGTCGTAGCGATTATTTCTTCACAGCAAGATATACCTATTCGCTCCAATCTGACTTTTGCAGGTGAGGTTGGCTTATCGGGCGAGATCAGGGCTGTAAATCGAATTGAACAAAGAATACAAGAGGCTGAAAAGTTGGGTTTTGATGGTATATTTATTTCTAAATTCAATACCAAAGGCCTCGATGCGAAAAAATATAATATTGCTATTCGGCCTGTCGCCAAGTTAGAGGATATATTCAGTGCCTTGTTTGGTTAGTAGAAGGGCCTTGTTTGGTTAGTAAATAAGCTTCTAGTAGGGATTACGGGATAGAGTTTACGCACTACTTTGTGGAGTCCCCCTTTCGCTGTAGTTTCCGTTGAGAAACACGGTCGTCGTTAAACCTAAAAAGACCATGCACTTTTAAAGGCATGGTCTTTTTATTTGAATTGATCAGCTATAGGTTACTTTTTCAATACTTCTTTCAATTTTGCACGTAAGGCATCACCGTGTAAATTTTTCGCAACGATTTTTCCATTGGGATCGATCAATACATTCTGGGGAATAGATTTTACACCGTATAATGTTCCGACATCATTCTGCCAACGTTTTAGATCCGAAACATGTCTCCAGTGTAGTTTATCAGCATGAATGGCCTTAATCCAGGAGTTGCGGTCCTTATCAAAGGATATTCCCAATATTTCAAAGTTTTCACCTTTGAATTGTTGGTATGTTTTTACAAGATCTGGACTTTCTACTCGACAGTCGGGACACCAGGATGCCCAAAAATCAAGAAGCACATATCTCCCTTTAAAATCCGAAAGTTTGACAGGGTTTCCACTGGTGTCATTTTGGGTAAATGCTGGTGCTATTTTTCCAATTTGCACCGTTTCTAACGTATTTAAATACTCTTGAAACTCTTTCCCTTCACTTGAGTTTTTTACAGTATTACTCAAAGAATTATAAAGTGCCTGCAGCTCTGTGTAAACAGGATCATAACCTCCGACTCTACGCAAGTCAACCAGGGTTGAAATAGAATCGGGCGCAGCCTTAACACGAGCGATATACTCTTCTTTGGTAAGTTCCTTTTTTTGCGCTGATCCGAAGAATGGCAGCATCAAAAAAAGTAGTGTGATGTATTTTATCATATTACTATTCTTATATATATTTACAAATATAAGAAAATCCACTAATTTGGTAGATTAATTAAATGTCAAAAAATGAACTTCAACCTAAGCTCTAAACTTCCCCATGTCGGTACGACGATTTTTACCCAAATGACCATGCTGGCCAATGCGCATCAGGCCTTAAATCTTTCCCAGGGTTTTCCCGATTTTGAGGCTGATCCGAGATTGGTAAAATTGGTTACTGAGGCGATGCAAAATGGATACAACCAATATGCACCAATGATCGGAGTACAGTCCCTACGCGATGCAATCGTCAAAAAATACGATCAGATTTATAACATTGAAGTCGATGCAACGGAAGAATTAACCATTACCTCAGGGGGGACGCAAGCCATTTTTACGGCTATTGCTACCGTAGTTAGACCAGAGGATGAGGTTATTATCTTTGAACCTGCATACGATTGCTATGCACCAACAGTCGAATTGTTTGGCGGTAGGGTTGTGCCCGTCCGATTATTGGCGCCCGATTTTCGGATTGACTGGGATTATGTCGCAACTTTAATGAACAGCAAAACGCGGCTTATCATTATCAATAATCCGAATAATCCAACGGGGAAAGTATTGGGTAAAGAAGAACTGATTAAGTTGGGCGCTCTGTTGGAGGGGACTAGGATCCTATTGCTTAGCGATGAAGTATACGAGCATATTGTGTTTGACGGGGCATCTTCGCAGTCGGTACTGGAAATACCTACTTTACGTGAACGCAGTTTTGTTGTCGCCTCATTCGGAAAGTTGTTGCATACTACTGGCTGGAAAATTGGCTATTGTGTTGCGCCACCGCAGCTGACGCATGAATTTATAAAGGTCCACCAATTTAATGTTTTTAGTGTAAATGCACCCATGCAGTTTGCTATTGCTGAATATCTGGAAGACATTAGTTATGTCAAGGGACTATCCAGCTTTTTTGAGCGTAAAAGAAATTTACTGAAAGATGGGCTAAAGGGGTCGCGCTTTACAATTCTTCCGTGTGAAGGGACTTATTTCTTGAATATAAATTATAGCGGTATTAGCAATGAAAAGGAATTTGAATTTGCTTGCTCCTTAACAACACAACATAAGATAGCGACAATTCCCCTGTCTGCATTCTATAAAGAAGTTACAAATCAGCAGGTTTTGCGCATTTGTTTTGCGAAGAAAGATGAAACATTAGCAAAAGCGATCGAGATTTTGAATCAAATTTAATGCTATTTGTATGCTAAAAATACAGCTAAAAGGTTTTATTTAAAATATTGCTAAGAAACAATTACTTTATTAAAATTTTACTTCAACTTGAGTCACTAATTTTATAAATTTGTAATTCACGTTTATCAATATACCCATAAAAAAATGGCTAGATTAAATTTATTGGAAGAGACACGCTTCGAAAAAGTCCCTGTGAGCGTCTATCCAGATCAAAATTCAGCTTCGAAAAACGTTGCAAATCGTATAGCTGAAATTATTCGTGCAAAGCAAGAGAAAGGTGAGAAGGCTGTTTTAGGCCTTGCTACTGGTGCCACACCGGTAAAGGTTTACCAAGAACTGATTCGCTTGCATAAAGAAGAAGGTTTAAGCTTTAAGAACGTGATTACCTTCAATCTTGACGAATACTATCCTATGCAACCTGATGCCGATCAGAGCTATGTTACCTTTATGAACAAAAACTTGTTCGACCACGTAGATATCGATCCGGCAAATGTAAATATTCCAGATGGTACCTTAGCGCCTGATAAAGTAAATGCTTTCTGTGCGGCTTACGAGCAGAAGATTACAGCGGCAGGAGGTTTAGATATTCAGTTATTAGGTATCGGCCGTACAGGCCACATCGGGTTCAATGAACCAGGCTCTGCGCCTAATTCAGGCACACGTGTGGTCACCTTGGATGATTTGACTCGTCGTGATGCTTCCCGTGCTTTTGGTGGAAAAGAAAATGTACCAACAAAAGCAATTACCATGGGAGTCGGTACAATCTTCAAGGCAAGAGAAATCATTTTAATGGCTTGGACCGAAACAAAAGCTGAGATCATTAAAAAAGCCGTTGAAGGTGAAATCTCCGCAGAGATTCCTGCAACTTATCTTCAATTGTCCGACCATGTTGAATTTGTATTGGATGAAGCCGCAGCTTCGTTGCTGACACGTTTTGATCTTCCTTGGTTGGCAGAAGACGTTACTTGGACGCCTTCGCTCATTAAGAAAGCTGTTGTTTGGTTAGCGTTAGAAATCAAGAAACCCATCTTGAAACTTACTGATGAGGATTACAATGCACATGGTATGGCGAAGTTGGTTACAGAGACTGGCCCTGCTTATAATATTAATATCCGTATATTTAATGAACTTCAGCATACGATCACTGGATGGCCCGGAGGTAAACCCAATGTCGACGACTCCCAACGTCCTGAGCGTGCCAATCCAGCTAAGAAAAATGTGATTGTATTTTCTCCGCACCCTGATGATGATGTGATCTCCATGGGAGGAACATTTATTCGTCTGGCAGATCAAGGACACAATGTCCATGTTGCCTATCAGACCTGTGGTAACACCGCTGTTTGGGACGATGATGTGGTACGTTATCTGGAGTTTGCCGAAGATCTCGCTAAACAGATCGGAGCCGACTCAGAGGCTGTTCAGATTGGCCGGATTTACGATGAGGAGCGAGCAATTTTTGCAACAAAAAAACCGAATCAGATCGACACCGAACTGGTCCGTAAAATCAAAGCATTGATTCGTAAAGGAGAGGCTATCGCGGGAGCTCGTTTGGTAGGATTGCCGGATGAAAATATCCACTTCCAGGATCTACCTTTCTATGATAGACAGAAGTTTTCGAAAAATGTATCTTTCGAAGATGATATCCAGCAGACAATGGAGTTATTGCGTCATGTAAAACCACATCAGGTATTCGCTGCAGGTGATTTTGCTGATCCGCATGGTACACATAAAGTATGTTTTGACATTTTGTTTGAAGCATTAAATAGATTGAGCAAAACAGATGAGTGGACCAAGGATTGTTGGTTGTGGTTATACCGAGGAGCATGGCATGAATATCCAATTCATGAAATCCAAATGGCCGTTCCTTTATCTCCACAAGAAGTTTATCGCAAGCGTTTGGCTATCTTTAAGCACCAGTCTCAAAAAGATTTACCTGTATTCCCAGGCGATGATCCACGTGAATTCTGGGTACGTGCGGAAGATCGTACGAGCGAAACAGCAGCTTTATACGACCAGTTGGGACTGGCGAACTACGAGGCTATTGAAGCCTTCGTAAGATGGAAATTTGATTAGATTAATACGTTAGTTCGTATACGCAAGACTATCTATAAGTAAAAATCCCTGCTTCAAGATCGAAGCAGGGATTTTTATTTGTAAAGGCCTTCAGTATCGTTTCTAAAGTACGCTATAAGTAGATTAGGGTGCGCTGTAAACTAGTAGCTGATTACATCGCCGGATCGTCCTTTGGCATCATATACTTTAAATACGTATTTCTTTCCAGGCTGGAATGGTATAGGGCCATTCACTATTTTGGATTTTTGTGTTGGTGTATTTCCGTTGTCGCTATAATAGACTTTAAAACCCGGGTAATCGGTATTGATAAGGAGTTGGTCGCCCTCCTTCTTAATTCCAATTTTTGGAAGTCGATAGGTATAGCCTCCATTTATCCTATCCAGTTTTCTCAATTCATCCTCGCCCAGTTTTTTGATAAAGGCAGTATACGATCTACGATACGTAGCTTCGTCAAAAGAATTTCCTTTTTCCCAGGCTTGTTCTGGGGCCCAGGCGCGATCGGCGATGGCGATTAAACGTGGAAATATCATTTCTTCGAGACGCTGGTCAGTAGAGACCTTTTCTGACCATAATGCACCTTTGATCCCGAGGAGATTTTTCTTCCCTTCCGCTGTAAGCTGTTCTTTATTAGTGTATGCTTCTGTTTTAAGATCTTTTCCTGTGTCATCCTTTCTTAAGTTGATGAAGAAATTTTCAGGGGAGAAGGAATAAGTTCTATTCAGATTGACAGTGCCTACCCAACTATGTCCCGGATCTGCAAAGTCACGATCCCATGACATATCCAGGTAGTTATTTGCTGCACTCGTATAAACAACTTTATAGCCTGCATTGGCCAATCGATAGGCGAGGTCTTCCTGTCCTTGTCCGGGCAGATTGTTCCATACATTTAAATTGATGCCGGATTTTCCCAGATCCGCATTTACAACCATGCCATTTCCTTTGTTGCGCATGCCCATCTCTTCCCACCCCGACATCGTCAGTCCTTTTTCTTGAACTAGGGCATTAATCTTGGAAATATACAGCGGCCATACGTCGAGTACATTTGCGATATTATTTTCCTTCATAAAAGCCAATATTTTTGGCGATTTTTCCCAAACACCACTCGGCGTTTCGTCACCTCCCAAATCGATAATTTTCAATGGAACCCCAGCTTGATCGTGTATGGCTTTGATTTCATCGATCACCTTGCTTAGAAAATGATACGTTGATGGTAGCGCAGGATTCATAACATTATCATTCCAGTTTTGTGCAGAGTTGTAAACGGATTTGTCTTCTGCATCATCCAGTAAATATTCTTCTGCTTTTTGCTTATCGCCAAGTTTCGAGTAATGGTCAAAGCGTGCACGCATGGCTTTGATCGCTGCACGAGCATGGCCAGGGGTTTCCACCTCTGGGATCACATCGATGTGTCTTTCCTGAGCGTATTTTAAAATTTCGATATAGTCAGTCACACTGTAGAATTGATGCGGCTTGGTCGTCGCTCCAGATCCATAAGCAGGCTGTATTGCTTTACCATCGTCAAAAATAGCCGAACGGTTGGCTCCGACAGCTGTTAGTTCAGGGAGGGATGGAATTTCCAGTCGCCACCCTTCGTCGTCAATAAAGTGGAAATGGAACTTATTCAACTTATAAGCTGCCATGAGATCCAATATTCTTAAAACCTCGGCCTTACTGTGAAAATTACGGGCAGCATCCAGCATAAATCCGCGGTATCCATAGCGTGGGCTATCTTCAATATTGCCGTGCGGTAATGCAATGGATTTTGTAGCTTTTTTCCACTGACTATGAGTAATCAATGATTTTAATGATTGAATGGCATAGAAAGCACCAGCTTTATCTGAAGCTTCTATTTTTACACCATCAGCGGTAATCGATAAGCGATAGGATTCGGGTTTTAAGGTGTTAACTTTTACGATTTCAATACCGCGCTGCGGGCTAGTTGAAGCTGTTAGCTTAATACTTGAATATGTTGAAAAGAAATCTGTCAAAAATCTCGCTTCGCTAGCAAATTCATTAGCTACAAAAAGGTTTGTACCTGTCGACACATTAAACTTTTCGTTGATGTTGACACTAATGTGGCTTGGTAAGGGTATGATACTTTGTGCGGTGACACCTTCTACGAGCTTGTTTTGGTCGTATTTATATGCGAAGTAATCTGTTTTTTCAGCTTCCGATTGAGGAGCAGTTTTAACAGCAGAATAATCTGAAATATTGGTGGCAAGCCCAGTCTGGTTATTTTTTAGGTATAGACCAATGGGTCCATCGGTGTAATTGACTAGCCCCGTCGTTATAAAATCGATGTGGACTGTATCTTGCGCATTTAATACAAAATTATTTTTCTGAAAGCTGACCTGAAAGAGATCGCCGTTTCGGTGGTCTATCGCAAAACGTTTGTCGACTTTTCCAGGATCAATAGATCGGATAAAATTAAACCAAAGGCTCCAATCGTTAAGTTGAACAGCACTTTTCCCTTTGTTTTTTAAAATTAGGGTGGATACCGGATTTTTACTGATATGCTGTCCTTCCTGAACCCTCCAGGTGATTTGCAGTTGATCTGCGATTGCTCCAGTTTTTTGGGCATAGGCCTCCTGACTTAATAAAGCAAAGCCCAGTCCAGCATAGAGTAGCGGTTTTTTAATTTTTTTAAAATTAGTCATGTTGGTTACTTTTTCAATGACTTTAAATATAGCTATTCTAGCGAGTTAAATCATCTATTTCAAAAAAAATGAATAAAAAAACATAATAATTTTGACAGATTTACAAATATTTCTATATTTGCACACCGAAACAGAAAACGGCCCGTTCGTCTAGGGGTTAGGACGCAAGATTTTCATTCTTGAAACAGGGGTTCGATTCCCCTACGGGCTACGAGTCAAATGATTAAAATTAAAAAAAAGCTTGCAATTCATATTGCAAGCTTTTTTTAATTTTAGGACTTTTATTAAATCCTTTACTTTATTCTCGCACAATAGTACGGTGGAAAGAACCGAAAAAATTACACGTATTTAGCCCTGTTGGTAATTAAAATGTAACATATTAATTTTACTTTTAATATTCCAAATAATAAAATCTTATGAAGGCACATACGTACGAAACACAATCGACGATTACACCAGAAAAGGCATTGGATTTCTTAAAGGAGGGAAACCAACGCTTTGTTAATAACCTGAAAGCAAACCGCGATCTTCTCGAACAGGTGAATGCTACACGCGAAGGGCAGTGGCCATTTGCTGTCGTGCTGAGTTGCATTGATAGCCGCACATCAGCAGAACTTATATTTGATCAGGGATTGGGCGATATTTTCAGTATTCGTATTGCAGGAAACTTTGTCAATCAGGATATTTTAGGTTCGATGGAATTCGGTTGCAATGTAGCGGGATCAAAACTTGTTGTTGTGCTTGGTCACACCAAATGCGGGGCATTAAAAGGAGGATTGGACGCTGCGCAGATTGAAGGAATGGGGATGGACAATCTAAACCATTTAATTAATCATTTTGATCCGATCATTAATGAAGTGATAGACGAGGGGGAAGAGCGTTCATCAAAGAATAATGAGCTGCTTGAAAAGCTCAATCAGCAGAACATTAAACATGCGATCAGAGACATCCGTAGACAAAGTTCAACTCTCCGTAAACTTGAAGAAGAGGGTAAAATTAAAATTGTCGGAGCAAACTATGATGTTGAAACCGGTAGTGTAAGTTGGTTATATTAACGTTAGCATCGGTTTTCGATCATAGTTAAATAGGGAACGCCGTATCTAACTCATGAGAAGTTAGATACGGCGCCACTCTAATTAAAAACGAATTATTTTCTGCCTAAATTTCTTACAATCGTGCATCTACTAATTTCCGATCAAGTATACCTTTGATATCAAATACAACAGAATTTTCCTTTTTCAGGTTGCTTAGATCTAAGTGTAAGAATTCTCTATGGCCTACAGCGAGTATAACAGCATCATAATCACCAATTTCCGGAAGAGTTGATAATAATTCAATATTGAAATGTGATTTTACGTCCTCCACATTAACCCAAGGATCATATGCTTCTACCTTTAAGCCGAATTCCTGAAGGTCGTGAATCATGTCAATAACCTTACTGTTTCTTATGTCAGGACAATTCTCTTTGAATGTAATACCTAATACCAGCGCCTTGGCTCCATCAAATTTGATGTTTTTCTGAATCATCAGCTTCACAACTTTTGAAGCAATGAATGAAGCGATCTGATCATTGACCTCCCTTCCAGATAATATAACGTGGGGATGATAACCCAGTTGTGTCGCTTTTTGAGCAAGATAATAGGGATCTACCGATATACAGTGCCCTCCGACTAATCCGGGCTTGAATTGGAGGAAATTATATTTGGTACCCGCCGCATCCAATACATCCTGCGTATCTATCCCTACACGATCAAAAATCAGAGCAAGCTCATTCATAAATGAAATATTTACATCACGCTGCGCATTTTCGATCACTTTGGCAGCTTCTGCTACCTTAATTGAGGGCGCTAAGTGGGTTCCGGCCTCAATAATTTTTTTATATAAGCTATCCACGGCTAATCCTGCTTCTGGGGTACTTCCTGAAGTCACTTTTACCACTTTCTGAAGCGAGTTAACTTTATCGCCGGGATTAATCCTTTCAGGAGAATAACCAACATAAAAGTCTTGATTGAATGTTAATCCCGAATATTTCTCCAAAACCGGTATACATTCCTCTTCCGTACAGCCGGGATAGACTGTCGATTCATAAATAACAAGATCGCCAGGAATTAACAGTTCGCCAATCATTTTTGATGCTCCGATTACTGGTGATAGGTCGGGTGAATTATAGCGGTCTATGGGAGTTGGGACTGTAACGATATAGACATTCGCATCTGAAATATCTGCAGTAAGACTACTCGCATCATAACCCTTACTTTGATTTGATGTAACAAACAAATCTCTAACACGAGCTAGTTCTTTCTTATCAGTCTCTAATGTACGGTCAACCCCCTGCTTAAGCTCCTCAATGCGTGTTTTATTGATATCAAATCCAATCACCGGGAAAAAATCGGAAAATGCTATTGCCAATGGCAACCCAACATATCCTTGGCCGATGACGGCAATTTTTTTTACCTGAAAATCTCTCATATATAGCTGTAAATATACGTTCTTTGCATTAATTTTATCCCCTTGTCAACCAACCTCTACGTCCCGCCGTTGCTATCGCATATGGTGTAATCCAAAATAAACTGAAAGCATAGAATATACTGTAGCTATAAGCCCAGAAAGCTTCTTTGGCATTTGCATTTTTAGAGGCAAAGAAATATGCCTGGATACTCGAGAATATTAAAATACCTACCAATGTTGAACTCAAGAACATCAATGGATAATGAAATACCGTCCAAAGCATAAGCAATAGCAATGGATAAGATAACAATACTTTTTTCCATTGCATTAGCAATAAAATGCGCGCTCCCCATTTAGGACCTTGACGGAAATTTTTAAATGCAAATTTACTCATGGCAATATTCTCACGTACATTACTTCTTTCCCAACGGATAAACATCTTGTATAGATTTTTATAACGTACAGGTGTGTCTGTATAAACATATGCATTGGATTGAAATAAGACATGATATCCTTGTTTCAAAATCATATTGGTCATCGCACGATCTTCACCGATATCAGATGGCTGCCCCATAAATGTTTGATTGATCCAATCTTCTAAACAGTTCATGACAGCTTCTTTGCGGTATCCCGAAAGCGCTCCTGGTGTACACATCACAGTACCCAACATACTTTGTGCAGAACGTACAAATTCGAAGCTAAATACGAAGCTAACGTTGAGCATACGTGGAATGATTGCTTTTTTGGTATTTAACACACGCACATTTCCAGCTACGGCACCGCATTCTTTGTTTGTTACAAATGGGCTTGCCATATTTCGTATGGTGTCCTTTTTTACAATTGAGTCACTGTCAACTGTAATAAAGATCTCACCGGTCCCTAATTTAAAACCACGGTATAGGGCATGTCTCTTACCCATATTCTTAGGCTGTTTGTAGATC encodes the following:
- a CDS encoding glycosyltransferase family 2 protein, encoding MNYMKENSIVSKQMTKQWQPAVYDVNAAEKRSENKVRKEEESNFGPKEYGIVGATFFILFASVFGVYMLQPDFDALRFQRLDSIGGTFVIGLGILLAVIAISFLIFLIVLHRKYKPIASVSDEELPTCTIIVPAYNEGHLVYDTLHSLASSDYPEKKLQIIAIDDGSKDNTFEWIQRAKMELGDRVEIYKQPKNMGKRHALYRGFKLGTGEIFITVDSDSIVKKDTIRNMASPFVTNKECGAVAGNVRVLNTKKAIIPRMLNVSFVFSFEFVRSAQSMLGTVMCTPGALSGYRKEAVMNCLEDWINQTFMGQPSDIGEDRAMTNMILKQGYHVLFQSNAYVYTDTPVRYKNLYKMFIRWERSNVRENIAMSKFAFKNFRQGPKWGARILLLMQWKKVLLSYPLLLLMLWTVFHYPLMFLSSTLVGILIFSSIQAYFFASKNANAKEAFWAYSYSIFYAFSLFWITPYAIATAGRRGWLTRG
- a CDS encoding nucleotide sugar dehydrogenase, which produces MRDFQVKKIAVIGQGYVGLPLAIAFSDFFPVIGFDINKTRIEELKQGVDRTLETDKKELARVRDLFVTSNQSKGYDASSLTADISDANVYIVTVPTPIDRYNSPDLSPVIGASKMIGELLIPGDLVIYESTVYPGCTEEECIPVLEKYSGLTFNQDFYVGYSPERINPGDKVNSLQKVVKVTSGSTPEAGLAVDSLYKKIIEAGTHLAPSIKVAEAAKVIENAQRDVNISFMNELALIFDRVGIDTQDVLDAAGTKYNFLQFKPGLVGGHCISVDPYYLAQKATQLGYHPHVILSGREVNDQIASFIASKVVKLMIQKNIKFDGAKALVLGITFKENCPDIRNSKVIDMIHDLQEFGLKVEAYDPWVNVEDVKSHFNIELLSTLPEIGDYDAVILAVGHREFLHLDLSNLKKENSVVFDIKGILDRKLVDARL
- a CDS encoding family 20 glycosylhydrolase is translated as MTNFKKIKKPLLYAGLGFALLSQEAYAQKTGAIADQLQITWRVQEGQHISKNPVSTLILKNKGKSAVQLNDWSLWFNFIRSIDPGKVDKRFAIDHRNGDLFQVSFQKNNFVLNAQDTVHIDFITTGLVNYTDGPIGLYLKNNQTGLATNISDYSAVKTAPQSEAEKTDYFAYKYDQNKLVEGVTAQSIIPLPSHISVNINEKFNVSTGTNLFVANEFASEARFLTDFFSTYSSIKLTASTSPQRGIEIVKVNTLKPESYRLSITADGVKIEASDKAGAFYAIQSLKSLITHSQWKKATKSIALPHGNIEDSPRYGYRGFMLDAARNFHSKAEVLRILDLMAAYKLNKFHFHFIDDEGWRLEIPSLPELTAVGANRSAIFDDGKAIQPAYGSGATTKPHQFYSVTDYIEILKYAQERHIDVIPEVETPGHARAAIKAMRARFDHYSKLGDKQKAEEYLLDDAEDKSVYNSAQNWNDNVMNPALPSTYHFLSKVIDEIKAIHDQAGVPLKIIDLGGDETPSGVWEKSPKILAFMKENNIANVLDVWPLYISKINALVQEKGLTMSGWEEMGMRNKGNGMVVNADLGKSGINLNVWNNLPGQGQEDLAYRLANAGYKVVYTSAANNYLDMSWDRDFADPGHSWVGTVNLNRTYSFSPENFFINLRKDDTGKDLKTEAYTNKEQLTAEGKKNLLGIKGALWSEKVSTDQRLEEMIFPRLIAIADRAWAPEQAWEKGNSFDEATYRRSYTAFIKKLGEDELRKLDRINGGYTYRLPKIGIKKEGDQLLINTDYPGFKVYYSDNGNTPTQKSKIVNGPIPFQPGKKYVFKVYDAKGRSGDVISY
- a CDS encoding carbonic anhydrase family protein codes for the protein MKAHTYETQSTITPEKALDFLKEGNQRFVNNLKANRDLLEQVNATREGQWPFAVVLSCIDSRTSAELIFDQGLGDIFSIRIAGNFVNQDILGSMEFGCNVAGSKLVVVLGHTKCGALKGGLDAAQIEGMGMDNLNHLINHFDPIINEVIDEGEERSSKNNELLEKLNQQNIKHAIRDIRRQSSTLRKLEEEGKIKIVGANYDVETGSVSWLY